The region GCCGTGGAAGAAGGTGCGAGAACGGCGGCACAGTTTGACCAATATGTTTCGAAATTAGTGATTCCACGCCCTTTACCGAATCTGGAAGCCATTTTTCCCATTGGCAGTCACCTCGTGGAAATTGCCCAAGAGCAACGCGGCTATAGTCGTCTCAGCAACCGTTCCATTGGCTTGCTGGAAACCCGTGGCTTCCCGGCAATGGTGGGGGCAGCCGATGCGATGCTCAAATCTGCTGATGTACAGCTTGCGTCCTACGAAACGATTGGTGATGGTCTTTGTACGGCGATTATTCGCGGCACCGTTTCTAATGTGGCGATGGCGATCGATGCTGGCATGCATGAGGCGGAGCGTATCGGTGAGCTGCATGCGGTGATGATTATTCCTCGCTTACTCGAAGATCTCGAACATACTTTACCTGTGGCGGATTACTGGTTAGATAAGGCTGAGCCGATGCCGGATCTCGTGAAGAAAGAAGTGCCCCAGCGGGTTGCTCTACCTGAGTTGGAGCCGGTTTCTGTGCCTGTGGTCGTTGATCTTGAGCTGGAACAGGAAAAAGAGCAAGAGCTGGAGTTAGCACCGGCTGAAGAAGAAGAGGTAGAAAAAGCAGTCGAGGTAGAAATTGTTGAGCCGTTTAATCCGGGAGAAGGGTACTAATCGTCGTCCCTGATATAGTGAAGCTGATTTTTGTACTGTTGTAACCATGAAACTGGTTTCCTTTTCGTA is a window of [Limnothrix rosea] IAM M-220 DNA encoding:
- a CDS encoding BMC domain-containing protein, with the protein product MNFPARRQPIQSFSQRAKFQEHPFRDFALGLVSTKSFPAIVGTADMMLKSADVTLVGYEKIGAGFCTAVVRGKTADVRLAVEEGARTAAQFDQYVSKLVIPRPLPNLEAIFPIGSHLVEIAQEQRGYSRLSNRSIGLLETRGFPAMVGAADAMLKSADVQLASYETIGDGLCTAIIRGTVSNVAMAIDAGMHEAERIGELHAVMIIPRLLEDLEHTLPVADYWLDKAEPMPDLVKKEVPQRVALPELEPVSVPVVVDLELEQEKEQELELAPAEEEEVEKAVEVEIVEPFNPGEGY